A section of the Microbacterium forte genome encodes:
- a CDS encoding HAD-IIA family hydrolase, whose protein sequence is MAHRDNIECWLTDMDGVLVHENDAIPGASELLAGWEQNEIPYLVLTNNSIFTARDLSARLRASGLIVPEERIWTSALATADFLAQQLPGGSAFVIGEAGILTALHEAGFIMTETNPDFVVVGETRNYSFEAITKAIRLIIKGARFIVTNPDATGPSADGVMPATGAIAALITKATGKEPYVVGKPNPMMFRSALNKIGAHSKKTGMIGDRMDTDIIAGIEAGLHTVLVMTGISDEAEVEKYPFRPDEIVDSVADLLPTVTESIPTLDED, encoded by the coding sequence ATGGCACACCGCGACAACATCGAATGCTGGCTGACCGACATGGACGGCGTGCTCGTTCATGAGAACGATGCCATCCCCGGAGCGTCCGAGCTGCTCGCAGGGTGGGAGCAGAACGAGATCCCCTACCTCGTGCTGACGAACAACTCGATCTTCACGGCGCGTGACCTGTCGGCCCGCCTCCGCGCCAGCGGGCTCATCGTGCCCGAGGAGCGGATCTGGACCTCGGCACTGGCGACGGCCGACTTCCTCGCGCAGCAGTTGCCCGGCGGCTCGGCCTTCGTGATCGGCGAGGCGGGCATCCTCACGGCGCTGCACGAGGCCGGCTTCATCATGACCGAGACGAACCCCGACTTCGTGGTCGTCGGCGAGACCCGCAACTACTCGTTCGAGGCGATCACCAAGGCGATCCGGCTCATCATCAAGGGCGCGCGCTTCATCGTCACGAACCCGGATGCCACCGGGCCGTCAGCCGACGGCGTGATGCCGGCGACGGGCGCGATCGCGGCCCTGATCACCAAGGCCACGGGCAAGGAGCCGTATGTCGTCGGCAAGCCGAACCCGATGATGTTCCGCTCGGCCCTCAACAAGATCGGCGCGCACTCGAAGAAGACCGGCATGATCGGCGACCGCATGGACACCGACATCATCGCCGGCATCGAGGCAGGACTGCACACCGTGCTCGTCATGACGGGCATCAGCGACGAGGCCGAGGTTGAGAAGTACCCGTTCCGCCCCGACGAGATCGTCGACTCGGTCGCCGATCTGCTGCCGACGGTCACCGAGTCGATTCCGACGCTCGACGAGGACTGA
- a CDS encoding YdeI/OmpD-associated family protein — protein sequence MGALDEGERVVAADAAAWRAWLEEHHERTSGVWLLSVRGQNEGRVGYDDAVRQALCFGWIDGPVRTLDDETVGQWFSPRRRGSGWAATNKARLIDLEAAGLLAPAGIRVLETAKADGSWTLLDGPEAGIEPPELTEALDAVPAARANWDAFPKSVKKFGLTHIAMAKRAETRSARIAKIVADAAEGKRP from the coding sequence ATGGGCGCGCTCGACGAAGGAGAACGGGTCGTCGCAGCGGATGCGGCCGCCTGGCGCGCCTGGCTCGAAGAGCATCACGAGCGCACCTCGGGCGTCTGGCTGTTGAGCGTGCGCGGTCAGAACGAGGGCAGGGTGGGATACGACGACGCCGTGCGTCAGGCTCTGTGCTTCGGATGGATCGACGGCCCCGTGCGCACGCTCGACGACGAGACCGTGGGTCAGTGGTTCTCGCCCCGCCGACGCGGCAGCGGGTGGGCGGCGACCAACAAGGCGCGGCTGATCGACCTCGAGGCCGCCGGGCTGCTCGCGCCCGCCGGCATCCGCGTGCTCGAGACCGCCAAGGCCGACGGGTCGTGGACTCTGCTCGACGGACCGGAGGCGGGCATCGAGCCGCCGGAGCTGACCGAGGCGCTGGATGCCGTGCCCGCTGCACGAGCCAACTGGGACGCCTTCCCGAAGTCGGTCAAGAAGTTCGGCCTGACGCACATCGCGATGGCCAAGCGTGCAGAGACGCGATCCGCCCGGATCGCGAAGATCGTGGCGGATGCCGCCGAAGGGAAGCGCCCATGA
- a CDS encoding metal-dependent transcriptional regulator, which produces MASPAADDYLKTVYAHTEWQDAPITPSVLAAKLGIAPSSVTEMVKKLAAAGLVSHVPYGAVRLTDAGTQRALAMVRRHRLIETWLVQEFGYGWDEVHDEAEVLEHTISDRLLEGIDARLGRPRFDPHGDAIPDAAGVVEREPFVLLADAPSGHVGRVLRVDDRDPELLRALEGAGVTVAANITTTPTGIELEGTATELPDGAAQVVWLSA; this is translated from the coding sequence GTGGCATCCCCTGCAGCAGACGACTACCTGAAGACCGTCTACGCGCACACCGAATGGCAGGACGCGCCGATCACCCCCTCGGTGCTCGCGGCGAAGCTGGGCATCGCCCCGTCGTCGGTCACCGAGATGGTCAAGAAGCTCGCCGCCGCCGGGCTCGTCTCGCACGTCCCATACGGCGCGGTGCGGCTGACGGATGCCGGCACGCAGCGAGCTCTGGCCATGGTGCGTCGGCACCGCCTGATCGAGACCTGGCTGGTGCAGGAGTTCGGCTACGGATGGGACGAGGTGCACGACGAAGCCGAGGTGCTCGAGCACACGATCAGCGACCGTCTGCTCGAGGGCATCGACGCACGCCTCGGACGCCCGCGGTTCGACCCGCACGGCGACGCGATCCCCGATGCCGCAGGCGTCGTCGAACGCGAGCCCTTCGTGCTTCTCGCCGATGCGCCGTCGGGGCACGTCGGACGCGTGCTGCGCGTCGACGACCGAGACCCGGAACTGCTGCGTGCTCTCGAGGGGGCGGGCGTCACCGTCGCCGCGAACATCACGACGACCCCCACGGGCATCGAACTCGAGGGCACCGCGACCGAGCTCCCCGACGGCGCCGCACAGGTCGTCTGGCTCAGCGCCTGA